A stretch of Episyrphus balteatus chromosome 2, idEpiBalt1.1, whole genome shotgun sequence DNA encodes these proteins:
- the LOC129911357 gene encoding ankyrin-3 isoform X2 produces MVGNKIIAAIRPDGKVYSVNNSSGTSSSATTIPSSVLHHNHGHFPVKIRANSGSSQYNMSDNSEVFMSNNRLQASVMDMGKKLLQCARDNDVVGVEKLIAKGSPFASDWLGMTAIHFAAMNDGYEICKLLTSTGINKDARTKVDRTPLHLAAFYGHERIVKLLVESQCALNPRDMLRMTPLHWAVEKRHKGIVRLLIKHNADVTAISKFGKTPIALAVLTEQPDILQELEAARQMQQSRKYNEQHEKETNEAVNSIMGITNDYEPSEKRFRLNSESDKASIHSQAFSIVEIPENKDATVQDNPAVNLLKSHGISIMNDDEDTSNNLLTTALQNGRQLVLSEGGKLLLNEAKKMSKTPFTDSIKLLSNPPSQPTPVGLVKITNKQGAKHIETKFRPNIIHKPKPTFTTPTPKDVTGKNIRIISLNDFKKIYGNGNIKSVPTPINKSQVVKIKAQKPPAPQIKVEQPEFVEFEYDPQYDDEESDLPPNIIKVSAESDQEDFSDIENTQTATIHPPAAAPPSPEPPVQSTSTQNNVRFSYAKSPNKVGTLPERTPVIPLLTIPEICRQLLELRKQNDELRRKYEIAQKEKEDFRNRLERLESLLVEEQPIDDVTDM; encoded by the exons ATGGttggaaacaaaattattgcAGCCATTCGACCGGACGGCAAAGTCTATTCAGTAAACAATTCTAGTGGCACTAGCAGCAGTGCCACCACAATACCAAGCAGTGTCCTTCATCATAATCATGGACATTTTCCAGTGAAAATT CGCGCAAATTCAGGAAGCAGCCAATACAACATGAGTGACAACTCGGAAGTTTTCATGAGCAACAATCGACTCCAAGCGTCCGTAATGGATATGGGAAAGAAATTGTTGCAATGCGCTCGTGATAACGATGTCGTTGGTGTTGAGAAATTGATAGCAAAGGGATCACCATTTGCTTCTGATTGG CTTGGTATGACGGCGATTCACTTTGCAGCTATGAATGACGGCTATGAGATTTGTAAACTCCTCACTAGCACTGGAATTAATAAGGACGCTCGAACCAAGGTGGATCGAACTCCTCTTCATTTGGCAGCCTTTTATGGACATGAACGCATTGTTAAGCTTTTGGTTGAAAGTCAATGTGCTCTTAATCCAAGAGATATG CTTCGAATGACACCACTTCATTGGGCAGTTGAAAAACGACACAAAGGAATCGTTCGTCTGCTAATCAAACATAACGCTGATGTTACGGCCATTTCTAAATTTGGTAAAACACCAATTGCATTGGCCGTACTTACAGAGCAACCTGATATTTTGCAAGAATTGGAAGCTGCTAGACAAATGCAACAAAGCAGAAAATATAATGAACAACATGAG AAAGAAACAAATGAAGCTGTTAACTCTATTATGGGAATTACAAATGATTATGAACCATCAGAAAAAAGATTCCGATTAAATTCTGAAAGTGATAAAGCAAGCATTCATTCTCAAGCATTCAGCATTGTTGAAATACCAGAAAACAAag ATGCAACAGTTCAAGATAACCCAGCTGTTAATCTCTTAAAAAGTCATGGCATATCAATTATGAATGATGATGAAGATACATCGAATAACCTTCTGACAACCGCCCTGCAAAATGGACGACAATTGGTACTTTCAGAGGGTGGAAAGCTATTGCTAAATGAGGCAAAGAAAATGAGTAAAACTCCATTTACAGATAGTATCAAATTACTTTCGAATCCGCCATCGCAACCCACACCGGTGGGCCTAGTGAAAATAACCAATAAACAAGGAGCTAAacatatagaaacaaaatttcgcCCAAACATAATTCATAAGCCAAAACCAACTTTTACAACACCAACGCCAAAAGATGTAACAGGAAAA aatattcgAATAATTTCACtcaatgatttcaaaaaaatctatgGAAATGGCAATATAAAATCCGTGCCAACTCCTATCAACaa ATCTCAAGTGGTAAAAATAAAAGCTCAAAAACCTCCAGCACCacaaatcaaagtagaacaacCAGAATTCGTCGAATTCGAATATGACCCTCAATATGACGATGAAGAAAGTGATTTGCCTCCCAATATAATCAAAGTCTCTGCCGAAAGTGaccaagaagatttttctgatATTGAAAACACGCAAACAGCAACAATTCATCCTCCTGCAGCAGCACCTCCATCTCCCGAACCACCAGTACAATCCACTTCCACTCAGAATAATGTTCGCTTTTCTTACGCCAAGTCACCAAATAAGGTAGGAACACTGCCAGAACGAACACCAGTGATTCCATTGCTGACCATACCCGAAATCTGCCGGCAACTACTTGAGTTGCGTAAACAAAACGATGAGTTGCGAAGAAAATATGAAATtgcacaaaaagaaaaagaggaCTTTCGAAATCGGTTGGAACGGCTGGAGAGTCTTTTAGTGGAAGAACAACCAATCGATGATGTAACAGATATGTAG
- the LOC129911357 gene encoding poly [ADP-ribose] polymerase tankyrase-1 isoform X1 — MVGNKIIAAIRPDGKVYSVNNSSGTSSSATTIPSSVLHHNHGHFPVKIRANSGSSQYNMSDNSEVFMSNNRLQASVMDMGKKLLQCARDNDVVGVEKLIAKGSPFASDWLGMTAIHFAAMNDGYEICKLLTSTGINKDARTKVDRTPLHLAAFYGHERIVKLLVESQCALNPRDMLRMTPLHWAVEKRHKGIVRLLIKHNADVTAISKFGKTPIALAVLTEQPDILQELEAARQMQQSRKYNEQHEKTQRIKLKETNEAVNSIMGITNDYEPSEKRFRLNSESDKASIHSQAFSIVEIPENKDATVQDNPAVNLLKSHGISIMNDDEDTSNNLLTTALQNGRQLVLSEGGKLLLNEAKKMSKTPFTDSIKLLSNPPSQPTPVGLVKITNKQGAKHIETKFRPNIIHKPKPTFTTPTPKDVTGKNIRIISLNDFKKIYGNGNIKSVPTPINKSQVVKIKAQKPPAPQIKVEQPEFVEFEYDPQYDDEESDLPPNIIKVSAESDQEDFSDIENTQTATIHPPAAAPPSPEPPVQSTSTQNNVRFSYAKSPNKVGTLPERTPVIPLLTIPEICRQLLELRKQNDELRRKYEIAQKEKEDFRNRLERLESLLVEEQPIDDVTDM; from the exons ATGGttggaaacaaaattattgcAGCCATTCGACCGGACGGCAAAGTCTATTCAGTAAACAATTCTAGTGGCACTAGCAGCAGTGCCACCACAATACCAAGCAGTGTCCTTCATCATAATCATGGACATTTTCCAGTGAAAATT CGCGCAAATTCAGGAAGCAGCCAATACAACATGAGTGACAACTCGGAAGTTTTCATGAGCAACAATCGACTCCAAGCGTCCGTAATGGATATGGGAAAGAAATTGTTGCAATGCGCTCGTGATAACGATGTCGTTGGTGTTGAGAAATTGATAGCAAAGGGATCACCATTTGCTTCTGATTGG CTTGGTATGACGGCGATTCACTTTGCAGCTATGAATGACGGCTATGAGATTTGTAAACTCCTCACTAGCACTGGAATTAATAAGGACGCTCGAACCAAGGTGGATCGAACTCCTCTTCATTTGGCAGCCTTTTATGGACATGAACGCATTGTTAAGCTTTTGGTTGAAAGTCAATGTGCTCTTAATCCAAGAGATATG CTTCGAATGACACCACTTCATTGGGCAGTTGAAAAACGACACAAAGGAATCGTTCGTCTGCTAATCAAACATAACGCTGATGTTACGGCCATTTCTAAATTTGGTAAAACACCAATTGCATTGGCCGTACTTACAGAGCAACCTGATATTTTGCAAGAATTGGAAGCTGCTAGACAAATGCAACAAAGCAGAAAATATAATGAACAACATGAG AAGACACAGCGGATTAAACTA AAAGAAACAAATGAAGCTGTTAACTCTATTATGGGAATTACAAATGATTATGAACCATCAGAAAAAAGATTCCGATTAAATTCTGAAAGTGATAAAGCAAGCATTCATTCTCAAGCATTCAGCATTGTTGAAATACCAGAAAACAAag ATGCAACAGTTCAAGATAACCCAGCTGTTAATCTCTTAAAAAGTCATGGCATATCAATTATGAATGATGATGAAGATACATCGAATAACCTTCTGACAACCGCCCTGCAAAATGGACGACAATTGGTACTTTCAGAGGGTGGAAAGCTATTGCTAAATGAGGCAAAGAAAATGAGTAAAACTCCATTTACAGATAGTATCAAATTACTTTCGAATCCGCCATCGCAACCCACACCGGTGGGCCTAGTGAAAATAACCAATAAACAAGGAGCTAAacatatagaaacaaaatttcgcCCAAACATAATTCATAAGCCAAAACCAACTTTTACAACACCAACGCCAAAAGATGTAACAGGAAAA aatattcgAATAATTTCACtcaatgatttcaaaaaaatctatgGAAATGGCAATATAAAATCCGTGCCAACTCCTATCAACaa ATCTCAAGTGGTAAAAATAAAAGCTCAAAAACCTCCAGCACCacaaatcaaagtagaacaacCAGAATTCGTCGAATTCGAATATGACCCTCAATATGACGATGAAGAAAGTGATTTGCCTCCCAATATAATCAAAGTCTCTGCCGAAAGTGaccaagaagatttttctgatATTGAAAACACGCAAACAGCAACAATTCATCCTCCTGCAGCAGCACCTCCATCTCCCGAACCACCAGTACAATCCACTTCCACTCAGAATAATGTTCGCTTTTCTTACGCCAAGTCACCAAATAAGGTAGGAACACTGCCAGAACGAACACCAGTGATTCCATTGCTGACCATACCCGAAATCTGCCGGCAACTACTTGAGTTGCGTAAACAAAACGATGAGTTGCGAAGAAAATATGAAATtgcacaaaaagaaaaagaggaCTTTCGAAATCGGTTGGAACGGCTGGAGAGTCTTTTAGTGGAAGAACAACCAATCGATGATGTAACAGATATGTAG
- the LOC129911346 gene encoding ATP-dependent RNA helicase DDX54 — protein MKKPKNDEIPGFPSMDGGDKDSEIKPIKGGGKVKKSGGFQSMGLGYDILKGITKRGYKVPTPIQRKTIPLILEGRDVVAMAKTGSGKTACFLIPMFEKLKQREPTKGARALILSPTRELAVQTYKFIKEIGKFMDLKTILVLGGDSMDSQFSAIHTCPDIIVATPGRFLHLCVEMDLKLGSIEYAVFDEADRLFEMGFGEQLNETLNRLPSTRQMVMFSATLPKLLVDFAKAGLSDPILIRLDVESKLPEGLSLKFLHCRPDERYTALIVLLKYVIPTDAQTVVFAGTQHHVELISYILTQAGISNAPVYSSLDPSARKINTAKFQYKKVSVLVVTDVAARGIDIPSLDFVVNVHFPGKPKLFVHRVGRCARAGRTGTAYSIFATEDQAHMLDLHLFLNRPFKINDTSSIGCVPQDLLEEEHLTVIEYKKSHNISGVLRTSENAYKKYLASRPVASADANKRVKTIKFYSLKPLDDFLKSSVALETASIANTRKNPDSKEDAEEEQRRLQEAKHDLVVQMKNFRPPGTIFELSRSQKSIQFTIMKEKREKHSEVIEKFRSQREEMDKEDEKREAQINETEDNAKTEIDDEEITKTFGKVVAPKKRKNMDELYKPKTKKKKKVHVKDTENFIPYQSADKATEDGLAINSFERQAMNAEFSVVERSSVPEIKHKPGLKKWDRIKKKMVSVQDPRNNKIKTESGAWIPASFKTGRYTEWKQKSKIEEQMQREAASDDDAPAPLTHEKRYPVSRHARHNAKIEEKKRMGGSNKEIKSADQIVKNRLRLEFIKKKQQINTEKKAENRKRSMRKNQRGGKKRK, from the exons ATG aaaaaacctaaaaatgaTGAAATCCCCGGTTTTCCGTCGATGGACGGTGGCGACAAAGATTCTGAAATCAAACCAATCAAAGGCGGTGGAAAAGTAAAGAAAAGCGGTGGATTTCAATCCATGGGTTTGGGATATGATATTCTTAAAGGAATCACAAAACGTGGTTACAAAGTTCCAACACCAATTCAAAGAAAG ACTATTCCATTAATTCTGGAAGGTCGAGATGTGGTAGCAATGGCCAAAACAGGTTCAGGTAAAACTGCCTGCTTTCTGATTCCAATGTTTGAGAAATTAAAGCAACGTGAGCCAACTAAAGGCGCTCGAGCTTTGATTCTATCACCAACTCGCGAGTTGGCCGTTCAAACCTACAAGTTTATCAAAGAAATTGGTAAATTCATGGATCTCAAGACAATCTTGGTGCTCGGAGGTGATTCTATGGACTCACAATTCTCAGCTATTCACACTTGTCCTGATATCATTGTTGCCACTCCTGGACGTTTCTTGCATTTGTGCGTTGAAATGGACTTGAAATTGGGCTCAATTG AATATGCAGTTTTTGATGAAGCAGATAGATTGTTTGAAATGGGTTTCGGAGAACAACTAAATGAGACATTGAATCGATTGCCTTCAACAAGACAAATGGTGATGTTCAGTGCAACTTTACCCAAGCTTCTGGTTGACTTTGCCAAAGCTGGATTGAGTGATCCTATTTTAATTCGATTGG atgtggaATCAAAACTACCAGAAGGTTTAAGTCTTAAGTTCCTCCATTGTCGTCCAGATGAACGCTACACAGCTTTGATAGTCCTCCTGAAGTATGTTATCCCCACAGACGCACAAACAGTGGTATTTGCTGGAACACAACATCATGTCGAGCTTATTTCCTAT ATTCTTACTCAAGCTGGTATTTCAAATGCACCTGTATACTCCAGCTTAGATCCGTCGgcaagaaaaatcaacacagCCAAGTTCCAGTACAAAAAGGTATCGGTTCTTGTGGTCACAGATGTCGCAGCTCGTGGTATCGATATTCCCAGCCTTGACTTTGTTGTGAATGTACATTTCCCAGGGAAACCAAAGTTGTTTGTCCATCGAGTTGGTCGGTGTGCTCGTGCTGGAAGAACTGGAACAGCTTACTCCATTTTCGCCACCGAAGATCAAGCTCACATGCTCGAtttgcatttgtttttaaacaggCCGTTCAAAATAAATGACACGAGTTCAATTGGCTGTGTGCCGCAGGATCTGTTGGAAGAGGAGCATCTAACTgttattgaatacaaaaagagTCATAATATT aGTGGAGTGCTGAGAACTAGTGAGAATGCTTACAAAAAATACTTGGCTTCGCGACCAGTTGCTTCAGCAGATGCCAATAAACGCGTAAAGACTATTAAGTTCTATAGTCTAAAGCCATTGGATGACTTCCTTAAATCGTCAGTAGCTCTGGAAACTGCTTCAATTGCTAATACTAGGAAAAACCCTGATTCTAAGGAAGATGCAGAAGAAGAGCAAAGAAGGCTACAAGAAGCAAAACACGATTTGGTAGTCCAGATGAAGAATTTCCGTCCACCAGGA ACAATTTTCGAGCTCAGTCGCAGTCAGAAATCTATTCAATTCACGATTATGAAAGAGAAACGTGAGAAACATTCTGAGGTCATTGAAAAATTCCGATCTCAAAGGGAAGAAATGGATAAGGAGGACGAGAAGCGTGAAGCACAAATCAATGAAACAGAAGACAAT GCTAAAACAGAAATCGATGACGAAGAAATCACCAAAACCTTTGGCAAAGTTGTTGCTCCCAAGAAACGTAAAAACATGGATGAACTTTACAAACCAAagacaaaaaagaagaagaaggttCATGTCAAGGACACTGAAAACTTTATTCCCTATCAGTCGGCTGATAAGGCAACAGAAGATGGTCTAGCCATCAATTCCTTCGAACGTCAAGCAATGAATGCCGAATTCAGTGTTGTGGAACGATCATCTGTACCAGAGATCAAACATAAACCAGGTCTGAAGAAATGGGATCGTATAAAGAAGAAAATGGTCTCTGTGCAAGATCCACGcaataacaaaatcaaaacagAATCTGGAGCTTGGATTCCGGCTAGTTTCAAAACTGGACGTTACACTGAATGGAAACAGAAATCAAAGATTGAAGAGCAAATGCAACGTGAAGCTGCAAGTGATGATGATGCACCAGCACCTCTTACACACGAAAAGAGATATCCAGTTAGTAGACATGCTCGTCACAATGCCAAGATTGAAGAGAAGAAACGCATGGGTGGATCAAATAAGGAAATTAAATCAGCCGATCAGATTGTGAAGAATCGATTACGTTTGGAATTCATCAAAAAGAAGCAACAAATTAATACTGAGAAAAAGGCAGAAAATCGCAAGAGAAGTATGAGGAAAAATCAAAGGGGTGGCAAAAAGAGGAAGTAG